Proteins encoded within one genomic window of Calonectris borealis chromosome 1, bCalBor7.hap1.2, whole genome shotgun sequence:
- the DUSP6 gene encoding dual specificity protein phosphatase 6 — protein MLDTFRPVPFASEMAISKSVAWLNEQLEMGNDRLLLMDCRPQELYESSHIESAINVAIPGIMLRRLQKGNLPLRSLVASSEEDRERFARRCGTDTVVLYDEHSRDWNENTGGESVLGLLLKRLKDEGCKAFYLEGGFSKFQAEFALHCETNLDSSCSSSSPPLPVLGLGGLRISSDSSSDIESDIDRDPNSATDSDGSPLSNNQPSFPVEILPYLYLGCAKDSTNLDVLEEFGIKYILNVTPNLPNLFENAGEFKYKQIPISDHWSQNLSQFFPEAISFIDEARGKNCGVLVHCLAGISRSVTVTVAYLMQKLNLSMNDAYDIVKMKKSNISPNFNFMGQLLDFERTLGLSSPCDNRVQNQQLYFTTPSNQNVFQVDSLQST, from the exons ATGCTAGATACGTTCAGACCCGTCCCTTTCGCGTCGGAAATGGCGATTAGTAAATCCGTGGCGTGGCTGAACGAGCAGCTGGAGATGGGCAACGACCGGCTGCTGCTGATGGACTGTCGGCCGCAGGAGTTGTACGAGTCGTCCCACATCGAGTCGGCCATCAACGTGGCCATCCCCGGCATCATGCTGCGGCGGCTGCAGAAGGGCAACCTGCCCCTGCGCTCCCTCGTCGCCAGCAGCGAGGAGGACCGGGAGCGCTTCGCCCGCCGGTGCGGCACCGACACGGTGGTGCTGTACGACGAGCACAGCCGCGACTGGAACGAGAACACGGGCGGCGAGTccgtgctggggctgctcctcaAGCGCCTCAAAGACGAAGGCTGCAAAGCGTTTTATCTGGAAG GTGGTTTCAGCAAGTTCCAGGCCGAGTTCGCCCTGCACTGCGAAACTAACCTAGACAGCTCGTGTAGCAGCAGCTCTCCTCCTTTGCCAGTCCTGGGCTTGGGAGGCCTCCGAATCAGCTCCGATTCCTCGTCAGACATTGAATCTGACATTGACAGAGACCCCAATAGTGCCACTGACTCCGATGGCAGCCCTCTCTCCAACAACCAGCCTTCCTTCCCGGTGGAGATTTTACCCTACCTCTACTTAGGCTGTGCCAAGGACTCCACTAATCTGGACGTTTTAGAAGAGTTTGGCATTAAATATATCTTGAATGTTACACCCAACCTGCCTAATCTCTTTGAAAACGCCGGTGAATTCAAGTACAAACAGATCCCGATCTCTGACCACTGGAGCCAAAATCTGTCTCAGTTCTTTCCTGAGGCCATCTCCTTTATAG ACGAAGCACGGGGGAAGAACTGCGGCGTCCTGGTGCATTGCTTAGCCGGGATCAGCCGCTCGGTCACAGTGACGGTGGCCTACCTCATGCAGAAGCTCAACTTGTCCATGAACGATGCCTACGATATCGTCAAGATGAAGAAGTCCAACATTTCGCCCAACTTCAACTTCATGGGTCAGCTGCTGGACTTTGAGCGGACTCTGGGGCTGAGCAGCCCCTGTGACAATCGAGTGCAGAACCAGCAGCTGTACTTCACCACCCCTTCCAACCAGAACGTCTTCCAGGTGGATTCCCTGCAGTCCACGTGA